From Ascaphus truei isolate aAscTru1 chromosome 20, aAscTru1.hap1, whole genome shotgun sequence, one genomic window encodes:
- the LOC142471004 gene encoding olfactory receptor 11A1-like, with protein sequence MLRENQTSVTFLLLGFPSIYNFKILLFFVFLLLYIFTLAGNFLIIVLVSTSHQLHTPMYFFLSHLSLSDILLTTDIVPNMLYIIMAEGGVISLVGCISQYFLFAVSVSAECFLLTVMSYDRYLAICHPLRYSAIMEFKLCCQMVSWSWFLGFMVTLNMVIVVCSFQLCNPNVIDHFFCDLTLLLEHSCSNTFIVDTVISFLVIPCVILPFNFIIVTYVCITLTILRISSTTGRQKAFSTCSSHLAVVCTYYGTLIAKYVVPSKGQSLTLMKITSLLYTVATPLFNPIIYTLRNKEIQAALCKCISIRVQTYFE encoded by the coding sequence ATGCTCCGGGAGAATCAGACCTCAGTTACATTTCTGCTTCTGGGATTTCCATCCATTTACAACTTCAAGATCTTACTTTTCTTTGTCTTCCTTCTGTTGTACATTTTCACCTTAGCTGGAAATTTCCTGATAATTGTCTTGGTGTCCACCAGTCACCAGCTCCATACGCCCATGTACTTCTTTCTCAGTCACCTGTCTCTGTCTGACATCTTGCTAACCACAGATATTGTGCCTAACATGCTATATATAATAATGGCAGAAGGGGGTGTTATCTCTCTCGTTGGTTGCATCAGCCAATATTTCCTATTTGCTGTCTCAGTAAGTGCTGAATGTTTCCTCCTTACAGTGATGTCTTATGATAGATACCTGGCCATCTGCCACCCATTGCGTTACTCTGCAATTATGGAATTTAAGCTTTGCTGCCAAATGGTTTCCTGGTCTTGGTTCTTAGGTTTTATGGTAACACTAAATATGGTTATTGTGGTGTGTTCATTTCAATTATGTAACCCTAATGTTATTGACCATTTtttctgtgatttaacccttctcTTAGAACATTCTTGCTCAAACACATTCATTGTGGATACAGTAATATCTTTTTTAGTCATACCTTGTGTTATTCTTCCTTTCAACTTCATCATTGTGACTTATGTCTGTATCACTCTCACCATCCTCAGGatctcctccaccactgggagacagaaagccttctccacctgcagCTCTCACCTGGCTGTTGTGTGCACATATTATGGGACACTGATTGCTAAATATGTGGTTCCTTCCAAAGGACAGTCATTGACTTTAATGAAAATAACTTCTCTTCTGTACACAGTCGCCACCCCGTTATTCAATCCCATCATCTACACTCTGAGGAACAAGGAGATCCAGGCAGCTCTGTGTAAATGTATCAGTATAAGGGTACAAACATATTTTGAGTAG
- the LOC142471006 gene encoding olfactory receptor 5V1-like, translating into MLRENQTTVTEFLLLGFPAVHNFKILLFLVFLLLYIFTLAGNFLIIALVSTSHQLHTPMYFFLSHLSLSDILMTTDIVPNMLYVIMAEGGVISLVGCITQYFIFSVSVGAECFLLTVMSYDRYLAICNPLRYSAIMDFKLCCQMIFWCWFSAFVASLCMAIMVSSFQLCNPNVIDHFLCDITPLLEHSCSNRLIVDTVLSFLGIPCVILPFIFIIATYVCISLTILRISSTTGRQKAFSTCSSHLAVVCTYYGTLFAKYVVPSKGQSLNVKKITSLLYTVATPFLNPIIYTLRNKEIQAALWKCISIRVQTYFE; encoded by the coding sequence ATGCTCCGGGAGAATCAGACCACGGTTACTGAATTTCTGCTTCTGGGATTTCCAGCCGTTCACAACTTCAAGATCTTACTCTTCCTTGTCTTCCTTCTGTTATACATTTTCACCTTAGCTGGAAATTTTCTGATCATTGCCTTGGTGTCAACCAGTCACCAGCTCCATACACCCATGTACTTCTTTCTCAGTCACCTGTCTCTGTCTGACATCTTGATGACAACAGATATTGTGCCTAACATGCTATACGTAATAATGGCAGAAGGGGGCGTGATCTCTCTCGTTGGCTGTATCACTCAATATTTCATATTTTCTGTCTCAGTAGGTGCTGAATGTTTCCTCCTTACAGTAATGTCTTATGATAGATACCTTGCCATCTGCAACCCATTGCGTTATTCTGCTATCATGGACTTTAAGCTTTGTTGCCAAATGATTTTCTGGTGTTGGTTCTCAGCTTTTGTAGCATCTCTATGTATGGCTATTATGGTTAGTTCATTTCAGTTATGTAACCCCAATGTCATCGATCATTTCTTATGTGATATTACCCCTCTCTTAGAACATTCTTGCTCAAACAGATTAATTGTGGATACAGTATTATCTTTTTTAGGTATCCCTTGTGTTATTCTCCCATTCATCTTCATCATTGCGACGTATGTCTGTATCTCCCTCACAATTCTCAGGatctcctccaccactgggagacagaaagccttctccacctgcagCTCTCACCTGGCCGTTGTCTGCACATATTATGGGACACTCTTTGCTAAATATGTGGTTCCATCCAAAGGACAGTCATTGAATGTAAAGAAAATCACCTCTCTCCTGTACACAGTCGCCACCCCATTTTTAAATCCCATCATCTATACTCTGAGGAACAAGGAGATCCAGGCAGCTCTGTGGAAATGTATCAGTATAAGGGTACAAACATATTTTGAGTAG